A region from the Leishmania panamensis strain MHOM/PA/94/PSC-1 chromosome 20 sequence genome encodes:
- a CDS encoding transmembrane/endomembrane-like protein (TriTrypDB/GeneDB-style sysID: LpmP.20.3380) produces MPAGRGLAVVVALVLLCTSVLSSADIIGHSHGTIISPRANAYRSRNTLSPVGYYKLPVCQPSEEVMSAKREHLFLGEILMGNRLEPTSFEFKVGEDVMCATLCNARFSMKEVRRANYMITNAYYVRMFLDNTPLVSAVPNDSNEVYRRGYALGMSYDTAKSQLKKNILNNHLAFTIRTKSQAISQFTREVVVGFKVVASSVAQVHTCSTTAFEHSNESYFLPRSRDGIEATIPFTYSVTWERSDEPYPIKYSVTEKIQRRGHKIAAIYGVLLTILAGFLVAFVLLRTVRKDLAVYFDEELDDKEVREESGWKLVRGDAFRAPPQAATLATVVGAGCQIAVTMLTSVFLCAIHAVNPTHRGTFLSTVIVLFLIAHIVSGFVAARLLKLCGRASWKLSMCCMAAFPAALGCGIMVLNLIQWAKHSTAAIPFPTAVGIISIWLLISLPFGFFGIYWGLKMDTLAVTAKVGSIPRLIPENAGRATLYYVLAGSLVPFIACCIEMPFALNAFWREEPMYLYGFLTFFSIALAILCAEVGIVVTYFTLRGEDYRWWWRSYASLATTGVHVFLYSIFFLKRYLQIRMLSSVVLFLGYMLGVSIMFGMALGSIGFISSLWMVQKMYSSIKAE; encoded by the coding sequence ATGCCCGCAGGGCGTGGActtgctgtggtggtggccctGGTGCTTCTGTGCACCTCTGTCTTGTCTTCGGCCGACATCATTGGCCACTCGCACGGCACGATCATATCCCCTCGAGCGAATGCGTACCGAAGCCGTAATACCCTCTCTCCAGTTGGCTACTATAAGCTCCCGGTGTGTCAACCTTCTGAGGAGGTGATGTCAGCGAAGCGCGAGCATCTCTTCCTTGGCGAGATCTTGATGGGCAACCGTCTGGAGCCGACCAGCTTTGAGTTCAAGGTCGGCGAGGACGTCATGTGCGCCACCTTGTGCAATGCAAGGTTCAGCATGAAAGAGGTTCGGCGCGCGAACTACATGATCACAAATGCTTACTACGTGCGTATGTTCCTCGACAACACACCGCTTGTTTCGGCAGTTCCTAATGACAGCAACGAAGTTTACCGCCGCGGGTACGCCCTCGGTATGTCGTATGACACCGCCAAGTCTCAACTGAAAAAGAATATCCTTAACAATCACCTTGCTTTTACCATTCGCACTAAGAGCCAGGCGATCTCTCAGTTCACTcgagaggtggtggtcggCTTCAAAGTCGTTGCCTCAAGTGTTGCGCAGGTCCACACTTGCTCAACAACCGCGTTTGAGCACTCAAACGAGTCGTACTTCTTGCCGAGAAGTAGGGATGGAATAGAGGCTACGATCCCCTTCACTTACAGCGTGACGTGGGAGAGGTCGGACGAGCCATACCCCATCAAGTACAGCGTTACGGAAAAGATCCAGCGACGTGGGCACAAGATTGCTGCCATATACGGCGTTCTGCTTACTATTCTGGCGGGCTTTCTGGTAGCGTTTGTGCTGCTCCGCACGGTGCGCAAGGACCTCGCTGTCTACTTTGACGAGGAGCTCGACGACAAAGAGGTACGTGAGGAGTCGGGTTGGAAGCTGGTGCGCGGCGATGCTTTCCGCGCACCCCCACAGGCTGCAACCCTGGCGACGGTCGTCGGCGCCGGATGTCAGATTGCGGTAACCATGCTCACCAGCGTGTTCCTCTGCGCGATCCACGCAGTGAACCCGACACACCGTGGCACCTTTCTGAGCACCGTCATTGTACTTTTTCTGATTGCGCACATTGTCTCCGGCTTTGTGGCGGCCCGACTGCTGAAGCTCTGCGGTAGGGCCTCGTGGAAGCTGTCCATGTGTTGCATGGCAGCGTTCCCGGCAGCACTGGGATGCGGCATCATGGTGCTAAATCTCATCCAATGGGCAAAGCACAGCACAGCCGCCATCCCGTTCCCGACCGCGGTGGGGATTATATCGATATGGCTGCTCATCTCGCTTCCTTTTGGGTTCTTTGGCATTTACTGGGGCTTGAAGATGGACACCCTCGCCGTCACGGCCAAGGTCGGCAGCATCCCCCGACTCATCCCAGAAAATGCGGGTAGGGCAACCCTTTATTATGTTCTTGCTGGTAGTCTTGTACCCTTCATTGCGTGCTGCATTGAGATGCCATTCGCATTAAATGCCTTCTGGCGCGAGGAACCCATGTACCTCTACGGATtcctcaccttcttctccatTGCACTGGCAATACTCTGCGCGGAGGTGGGTATTGTGGTGACCTACTTCACCTTGCGCGGGGAGGACtaccgctggtggtggcgtaGCTACGCCTCTCTTGCGACGACTGGCGTTCACGTCTTTCTATACAGCATTTTCTTCCTGAAGAGATATCTGCAAATCCGCATGCTTTCCTCAGTTGTCCTCTTTCTGGGCTACATGCTCGGTGTGTCCATCATGTTTGGTATGGCGCTCGGGTCTATCGGGTTCATTAGTTCGTTGTGGATGGTCCAGAAGATGTACAGCTCCATCAAAGCTGAATAA